One Siniperca chuatsi isolate FFG_IHB_CAS linkage group LG8, ASM2008510v1, whole genome shotgun sequence DNA segment encodes these proteins:
- the mgarpa gene encoding apoptosis-inducing factor 1, mitochondrial isoform X7 has translation MFSCRAAWQRCGPLARRAAYRLPRDVVQRRPMSSVPGGSGENIVYAVLCGGAFVGALSYAYSTVSTDNDRFNDRIAEINARPKTEWVPKPWPPKGKDGEEV, from the exons ATGTTTTCCTGCAGAGCGGCCTGGCAAAGGTGTGGGCCTTTGGCACGGAGAGCAGCCTACAGGTTGCCCCGGGATG TTGTGCAGCGGCGGCCGATGTCGTCTGTTCCTGGTGGGTCTGGGGAGAACATAGTCTATGCCGTGCTGTGTGGTGGAGCTTTTGTCGGTGCTTTGTCATAT GCATACAGCACTGTGTCCACAGACAACGACAGGTTCAATGATCGCATTGCAGAAATCAATGCCAGACCCAAGACAGAGTGGGTACCTAAACCATGGCCACCGAAGG GCAAGGACGGCGAAGAGG TGTAA
- the ndufc1 gene encoding NADH dehydrogenase [ubiquinone] 1 subunit C1, mitochondrial, whose amino-acid sequence MTFNRLLSSAVLVSRVGSRSVFTSSKPDTANPNWLRVGLAFGTSAFLWGLLFKQHSTDAQEYKVRNGLE is encoded by the exons ATGACTTTCAACCGGTTACTATCTAGCGCTGTTCTCGTCAGCAGAG ttggatccAGGTCTGTATTCACAAGCTCCAAGCCCGACACTGCTAACCCCAACTGGTTGCGGGTTGGTCTTGCCTTTGGAACGTCTGCCTTCCTTTGGGGCCTG CTCTTCAAGCAGCACAGCACAGACGCACAGGAGTACAAAGTGAGGAATGGCCTGGAATAA